The Oryctolagus cuniculus chromosome 5, mOryCun1.1, whole genome shotgun sequence genome includes a region encoding these proteins:
- the EHMT2 gene encoding histone-lysine N-methyltransferase EHMT2 isoform X6: MAAAAGAAAAAAAEGEAPAEMGALLLDQEPRGATERVHGSLGDTPRSEETVPKASPDSLEPAGPSSPASVTVTVGDEGADTPVGATPLLGDEPESLEGDGDLPGGRVLLGHATKSFPSSPSKGGACASRAKMSMTGAGKSPPSVQSLAMRLLSMPGAQGAAAAGPEPSPATTSPEGQPKVHRARKTMAKPGNGQPPVPEKRPPEVQHFRMSDDVHSLGKVTSDVAKRRKLNSGGGLSEELGSTRGSGEVTLEKGDHRSLEEWETVVGDDFSLYYDSYSVDERVDSDSKSEVEALAEQLSEEEEEEEEEEEEEEEEEEEEEEEEEDEESGNQSDRSGSSGRRKAKKKWRKDSPWVKPTRKRRKREPPRAKEPRGVNGVGSSGPSEYMEVPLGSLELPSEGTLSPNHAGVSNDTSSLETERGFEELPLCSCRMEAPKIDRISERAGHKCMATESVDGELSGCNAAILKRETMRPSSRVALMVLCETHRARMVKHHCCPGCGYFCTAGTFLECHPDFRVAHRFHKACVSQLNGMVFCPHCGEDASEAQEVTIPRGDGVTSPAGTAVPVPPTLAQDAPGRADTSQPSARMRGHGEPRRPPCDPLADTIDSSGPSLTLPNGGCLSAVGLPPGPGREALEKALVIQESERRKKLRFHPRQLYLSVKQGELQKVILMLLDNLDPNFQSDQQSKRTPLHAAAQKGSVEICHVLLQAGANINAVDKQQRTPLMEAVVNNHLELARYMVQRGGCVYSKEEDGSTCLHHAAKIGNLEMVSLLLSTGQVDVNAQDSGGWTPIIWAAEHKHIEVIRMLLTRGADVTLTDNEENICLHWASFTGSAAIAEVLLNARCDLHAVNYHGDTPLHIAARESYHDCVLLFLSRGANPELRNKEGDTAWDLTPERSDVWFALQLNRKLRLGVGNRAIRTEKIICRDVARGYENVPIPCVNGVDGEPCPEDYKYISENCETSTMNIDRNITHLQHCTCVDDCSSSNCLCGQLSIRCWYDKDGRLLQEFNKIEPPLIFECNQACSCWRNCKNRVVQSGIKVRLQLYRTAKMGWGVRALQTIPQGTFICEYVGELISDAEADVREDDSYLFDLDNKDGEVYCIDARYYGNISRFINHLCDPNIIPVRVFMLHQDLRFPRIAFFSSRDIRTGEELGFDYGDRFWDIKSKYFTCQCGSEKCKHSAEAIALEQSRLARMDPHPELLPELGSLPPVNT; encoded by the exons atggcggcggcggcgggagctgCAGCGGCGGCGGCCGCCGAG GGGGAGGCCCCCGCTGAGATGGGGGCGCTGCTGCTGGACCAGGAGCCGCGAGGAGCCACCGAGAGAG TTCacggctccctgggagacactccTCGTAGCGAGGAGACCGTGCCCAAGGCCAGTCCCGActccctggagcctgctggcccctcctctccgGCCTCTGTCACTGTCACCGTGGGCGATGAGGGGGCTGACACCCCTGTAGGGGCTACACCTCTCCTTGGGGACGAACCTGAGAGCCTGGAGGGAGATGGGGACCTGCCTGGGGGCCGAGTCCTGCTGG GCCATGCCACAAAGTCGTTCCCCTCGTCTCCCAGCAAAGGGGGTGCCTGTGCGAGCCGTGCCAAGATGTCCATGACAGGGGCGGGGAAGTCCCCCCCATCTGTGCAGAGCTTGGCTATGAGGCTGCTGAGTATGCCGGGGGCCCAGGGAGCTGCAGCAGCGGGACCTGAGCCCTCTCCAGCCACCACCAGCCCAGAGGGGCAGCCCAAGGTCCACCGAGCCCGGAAAACCATGGCCAAACCAGGAAATGGACAG CCCCCTGTCCCGGAGAAGCGGCCTCCTGAAGTGCAGCACTTCCGCATGAGTGATGATGTCCACTCGCTGGGGAAGGTGACCTCCG ATGTGGCCAAAAGGAGAAAGCTGAACTCAGGAGGTGGCCTG TCAGAGGAGTTGGGTTCTACTCGGGGTTCAGGAGAGGTGACCCTGGAGAAGGGGGACCACAGGTCCCTGGAGGAGTGGGAGACGGTGGTGGGCGATGACTTCAGTCTCTACTATGACTCCTACTCTGTGGATGAGCGCGTGGACTCTGACAGCAAG TCTGAAGTGGAAGCTCTGGCAGAACAACTgagtgaagaggaggaagaagaggaggaggaggaagaagaggaggaagaggaggaggaagaagaggaggaagaggaggaagatgaggagtCAGGCAATCAGTCAGATAGG AGCGGTTCCAGCGGCCGGCGCAAAGCCAAGAAGAAATGGCGGAAGGACAGCCCATGGGTGAAGCCGACTCGGAAGCGACGGAAGCGGGAGCCTCCGCGGGCCAAGGAGCCTCGAG gAGTGAATGGTGTGGGCTCCTCAGGCCCCAGTGAGTACATGGAGGTCCCTCTGGGGTCCCTGGAGCTGCCCAGCGAGGGGACCCTCTCCCCCAACCACGCTG GGGTGTCCAATGACACATCTTCGCTGGAGACCGAGCGGGGCTTTGAGgagctgcctctctgtagctgccGCATGGAGGCGCCCAAGATCGACCGCATCAGCGAGAGAGCGGGGCACAAGTGCATGGCCACTGAGAGTGTGGACGGCGAG CTGTCGGGCTGCAACGCCGCCATCCTCAAGCGGGAGACCATGAGGCCGTCCAGCCGCGTGGCGCTCATGGTGCTCTGCGAGACCCACCGCGCCCGCATGGTCAAGCACCACTGCTGCCCAGGCTGCGGCTACTTCTGCACCGCG GGCACCTTCCTAGAGTGCCACCCGGACTTCCGCGTGGCCCACCGCTTCCACAAGGCCTGTGTGTCCCAGCTGAACGGGATGGTCTTCTGTCCCCACTGTGGGGAAGACGCTTCTGAGGCCCAGGAGGTGACCATCCCCCGGGGGGATGGGGTGACCTCcccagctggcactgcagttcCCGTGCCCCCAACCCTGGCCCAGGATGCCCCTGGGAGAGCAGACACGTCCCAGCCCAG CGCCCGGATGCGTGGGCATGGGGAGCCACGGCGCCCACCCTGCGACCCCCTCGCTGACACCATTGACAGTTCCGGCCCCTCTCTGACCCTGCCCAATGGAGGCTGCCTCTCAGCTGTGGGGctgccaccagggccaggccgggAGGCCCTGGAAAAGGCCCTGGTCATCCAGGAGTCAGAGAG GAGAAAGAAGCTCCGGTTCCACCCCCGGCAGCTGTACCTGTCGGTGAAGCAGGGGGAGCTGCAGAAGGTGATCCTGATGCTGC TGGACAACCTGGACCCCAACTTCCAGAGCGACCAGCAGAGCAAGCGCACGCCCCTGCACGCGGCCGCCCAGAAGGGCTCCGTGGAGATCTGCCACGTGCTGCTGCag GCTGGAGCCAACATCAACGCGGTGGACAAGCAGCAGCGGACACCCCTGATGGAGGCTGTGGTGAACAACCACCTGGAGCTGGCGCGCTACATGGTGCAGCGAGGCGGCTGTGTCTACAGCAAG GAGGAGGATGGCTCCACCTGCCTCCACCATGCAGCCAAAATTGGGAACCTGGAGATGGTCAGTCTGCTGCTCAGCACGGGACAGGTGGACGTCAATGCCCAG GACAGCGGAGGGTGGACGCCCATCATCTGGGCTGCGGAGCACAAGCACATCGAGGTGATCCGCATGCTGCTGACACGGGGTGCCGACGTCACCCTCACTGACAAC GAGGAAAACATCTGCTTGCACTGGGCCTCCTTCACCGGCAGCGCTGCCATCGCTGAGGTCCTCCTGAACGCCCGCTGTGACCTGCACGCCGTGAACTACCACGGGGACACGCCCCTGCACATCGCTGCCAGGGAGAGCTACCACGACTGTGTGCT CCTGTTCCTGTCGCGCGGCGCCAACCCCGAGCTGCGCAACAAGGAGGGGGACACCGCGTGGGATCTGACCCCGGAGCGCTCCGACGTGTGGTTCGCGCTGCAGCTCAACCGCAAGCTCCGGCTCGGGGTGGGCAATCGCGCCATCCGCACGGAGAAGATCATCTGCCG GGATGTGGCTCGAGGCTATGAGAACGTGCCTATTCCCTGTGTCAACGGCGTGGACGGGGAGCCCTGCCCTGAGGATTACAAGTACATCTCAGAGAACTGCGAGACGTCCACCATGAACATCGACCGCAACATCACGCACCTGCAG cactgcaCGTGTGTGGACGACTGCTCCAGCTCCAACTGCCTGTGCGGCCAGCTCAGCATACGATGCTGGTATGATAAG GATGGGCGGCTGCTCCAGGAATTTAACAAGATCGAGCCCCCCCTGATTTTCGAGTGTAACCAGGCATGCTCCTGCTGGAGAAACTGCAAGAACCGGGTGGTGCAGAGCGGCATCAA gGTGCGACTGCAGCTCTACCGGACAGCCAAGATGGGCTGGGGGGTCCGCGCCCTGCAGACCATCCCCCAGGGCACCTTCATCTGCGA GTACGTTGGGGAGCTGATCTCCGACGCTGAGGCCGACGTGAGAGAAGATGACTCTTATCTCTTCGACTTAGACAACAAG GATGGAGAGGTCTACTGCATTGATGCCCGTTACTATGGCAACATCAGCCGCTTCATCAACCACCTGTGCGACCCCAACATCATCCCCGTCCGAGTCTTCATGCTCCACCAGGACCTGCGATTCCCACGCATCGCCTTCTTCAGCTCCCGCGACATCCGGACCGGAGAGGAGCTGGG ATTTGACTATGGTGACCGCTTCTGGGACATCAAAAGCAAATATTTCACGTGCCAGTGTGGCTCTGAGAAGTGCAAGCACTCAGCCGAGGCCATCGCCCTGGAGCAGAGCCGCCTGGCCCGGATGGATCCTCACCCCGAGCTCCTGCCTGAGCTCGGCTCCCTGCCCCCTGTCAACACCtga
- the EHMT2 gene encoding histone-lysine N-methyltransferase EHMT2 isoform X9 translates to MAAAAGAAAAAAAEGEAPAEMGALLLDQEPRGATERVHGSLGDTPRSEETVPKASPDSLEPAGPSSPASVTVTVGDEGADTPVGATPLLGDEPESLEGDGDLPGGRVLLGHATKSFPSSPSKGGACASRAKMSMTGAGKSPPSVQSLAMRLLSMPGAQGAAAAGPEPSPATTSPEGQPKVHRARKTMAKPGNGQPPVPEKRPPEVQHFRMSDDVHSLGKVTSDVAKRRKLNSGGGLSEVEALAEQLSEEEEEEEEEEEEEEEEEEEEEEEEEDEESGNQSDRSGSSGRRKAKKKWRKDSPWVKPTRKRRKREPPRAKEPRGVSNDTSSLETERGFEELPLCSCRMEAPKIDRISERAGHKCMATESVDGELSGCNAAILKRETMRPSSRVALMVLCETHRARMVKHHCCPGCGYFCTAGTFLECHPDFRVAHRFHKACVSQLNGMVFCPHCGEDASEAQEVTIPRGDGVTSPAGTAVPVPPTLAQDAPGRADTSQPSARMRGHGEPRRPPCDPLADTIDSSGPSLTLPNGGCLSAVGLPPGPGREALEKALVIQESERRKKLRFHPRQLYLSVKQGELQKVILMLLDNLDPNFQSDQQSKRTPLHAAAQKGSVEICHVLLQAGANINAVDKQQRTPLMEAVVNNHLELARYMVQRGGCVYSKEEDGSTCLHHAAKIGNLEMVSLLLSTGQVDVNAQDSGGWTPIIWAAEHKHIEVIRMLLTRGADVTLTDNEENICLHWASFTGSAAIAEVLLNARCDLHAVNYHGDTPLHIAARESYHDCVLLFLSRGANPELRNKEGDTAWDLTPERSDVWFALQLNRKLRLGVGNRAIRTEKIICRDVARGYENVPIPCVNGVDGEPCPEDYKYISENCETSTMNIDRNITHLQHCTCVDDCSSSNCLCGQLSIRCWYDKDGRLLQEFNKIEPPLIFECNQACSCWRNCKNRVVQSGIKVRLQLYRTAKMGWGVRALQTIPQGTFICEYVGELISDAEADVREDDSYLFDLDNKDGEVYCIDARYYGNISRFINHLCDPNIIPVRVFMLHQDLRFPRIAFFSSRDIRTGEELGFDYGDRFWDIKSKYFTCQCGSEKCKHSAEAIALEQSRLARMDPHPELLPELGSLPPVNT, encoded by the exons atggcggcggcggcgggagctgCAGCGGCGGCGGCCGCCGAG GGGGAGGCCCCCGCTGAGATGGGGGCGCTGCTGCTGGACCAGGAGCCGCGAGGAGCCACCGAGAGAG TTCacggctccctgggagacactccTCGTAGCGAGGAGACCGTGCCCAAGGCCAGTCCCGActccctggagcctgctggcccctcctctccgGCCTCTGTCACTGTCACCGTGGGCGATGAGGGGGCTGACACCCCTGTAGGGGCTACACCTCTCCTTGGGGACGAACCTGAGAGCCTGGAGGGAGATGGGGACCTGCCTGGGGGCCGAGTCCTGCTGG GCCATGCCACAAAGTCGTTCCCCTCGTCTCCCAGCAAAGGGGGTGCCTGTGCGAGCCGTGCCAAGATGTCCATGACAGGGGCGGGGAAGTCCCCCCCATCTGTGCAGAGCTTGGCTATGAGGCTGCTGAGTATGCCGGGGGCCCAGGGAGCTGCAGCAGCGGGACCTGAGCCCTCTCCAGCCACCACCAGCCCAGAGGGGCAGCCCAAGGTCCACCGAGCCCGGAAAACCATGGCCAAACCAGGAAATGGACAG CCCCCTGTCCCGGAGAAGCGGCCTCCTGAAGTGCAGCACTTCCGCATGAGTGATGATGTCCACTCGCTGGGGAAGGTGACCTCCG ATGTGGCCAAAAGGAGAAAGCTGAACTCAGGAGGTGGCCTG TCTGAAGTGGAAGCTCTGGCAGAACAACTgagtgaagaggaggaagaagaggaggaggaggaagaagaggaggaagaggaggaggaagaagaggaggaagaggaggaagatgaggagtCAGGCAATCAGTCAGATAGG AGCGGTTCCAGCGGCCGGCGCAAAGCCAAGAAGAAATGGCGGAAGGACAGCCCATGGGTGAAGCCGACTCGGAAGCGACGGAAGCGGGAGCCTCCGCGGGCCAAGGAGCCTCGAG GGGTGTCCAATGACACATCTTCGCTGGAGACCGAGCGGGGCTTTGAGgagctgcctctctgtagctgccGCATGGAGGCGCCCAAGATCGACCGCATCAGCGAGAGAGCGGGGCACAAGTGCATGGCCACTGAGAGTGTGGACGGCGAG CTGTCGGGCTGCAACGCCGCCATCCTCAAGCGGGAGACCATGAGGCCGTCCAGCCGCGTGGCGCTCATGGTGCTCTGCGAGACCCACCGCGCCCGCATGGTCAAGCACCACTGCTGCCCAGGCTGCGGCTACTTCTGCACCGCG GGCACCTTCCTAGAGTGCCACCCGGACTTCCGCGTGGCCCACCGCTTCCACAAGGCCTGTGTGTCCCAGCTGAACGGGATGGTCTTCTGTCCCCACTGTGGGGAAGACGCTTCTGAGGCCCAGGAGGTGACCATCCCCCGGGGGGATGGGGTGACCTCcccagctggcactgcagttcCCGTGCCCCCAACCCTGGCCCAGGATGCCCCTGGGAGAGCAGACACGTCCCAGCCCAG CGCCCGGATGCGTGGGCATGGGGAGCCACGGCGCCCACCCTGCGACCCCCTCGCTGACACCATTGACAGTTCCGGCCCCTCTCTGACCCTGCCCAATGGAGGCTGCCTCTCAGCTGTGGGGctgccaccagggccaggccgggAGGCCCTGGAAAAGGCCCTGGTCATCCAGGAGTCAGAGAG GAGAAAGAAGCTCCGGTTCCACCCCCGGCAGCTGTACCTGTCGGTGAAGCAGGGGGAGCTGCAGAAGGTGATCCTGATGCTGC TGGACAACCTGGACCCCAACTTCCAGAGCGACCAGCAGAGCAAGCGCACGCCCCTGCACGCGGCCGCCCAGAAGGGCTCCGTGGAGATCTGCCACGTGCTGCTGCag GCTGGAGCCAACATCAACGCGGTGGACAAGCAGCAGCGGACACCCCTGATGGAGGCTGTGGTGAACAACCACCTGGAGCTGGCGCGCTACATGGTGCAGCGAGGCGGCTGTGTCTACAGCAAG GAGGAGGATGGCTCCACCTGCCTCCACCATGCAGCCAAAATTGGGAACCTGGAGATGGTCAGTCTGCTGCTCAGCACGGGACAGGTGGACGTCAATGCCCAG GACAGCGGAGGGTGGACGCCCATCATCTGGGCTGCGGAGCACAAGCACATCGAGGTGATCCGCATGCTGCTGACACGGGGTGCCGACGTCACCCTCACTGACAAC GAGGAAAACATCTGCTTGCACTGGGCCTCCTTCACCGGCAGCGCTGCCATCGCTGAGGTCCTCCTGAACGCCCGCTGTGACCTGCACGCCGTGAACTACCACGGGGACACGCCCCTGCACATCGCTGCCAGGGAGAGCTACCACGACTGTGTGCT CCTGTTCCTGTCGCGCGGCGCCAACCCCGAGCTGCGCAACAAGGAGGGGGACACCGCGTGGGATCTGACCCCGGAGCGCTCCGACGTGTGGTTCGCGCTGCAGCTCAACCGCAAGCTCCGGCTCGGGGTGGGCAATCGCGCCATCCGCACGGAGAAGATCATCTGCCG GGATGTGGCTCGAGGCTATGAGAACGTGCCTATTCCCTGTGTCAACGGCGTGGACGGGGAGCCCTGCCCTGAGGATTACAAGTACATCTCAGAGAACTGCGAGACGTCCACCATGAACATCGACCGCAACATCACGCACCTGCAG cactgcaCGTGTGTGGACGACTGCTCCAGCTCCAACTGCCTGTGCGGCCAGCTCAGCATACGATGCTGGTATGATAAG GATGGGCGGCTGCTCCAGGAATTTAACAAGATCGAGCCCCCCCTGATTTTCGAGTGTAACCAGGCATGCTCCTGCTGGAGAAACTGCAAGAACCGGGTGGTGCAGAGCGGCATCAA gGTGCGACTGCAGCTCTACCGGACAGCCAAGATGGGCTGGGGGGTCCGCGCCCTGCAGACCATCCCCCAGGGCACCTTCATCTGCGA GTACGTTGGGGAGCTGATCTCCGACGCTGAGGCCGACGTGAGAGAAGATGACTCTTATCTCTTCGACTTAGACAACAAG GATGGAGAGGTCTACTGCATTGATGCCCGTTACTATGGCAACATCAGCCGCTTCATCAACCACCTGTGCGACCCCAACATCATCCCCGTCCGAGTCTTCATGCTCCACCAGGACCTGCGATTCCCACGCATCGCCTTCTTCAGCTCCCGCGACATCCGGACCGGAGAGGAGCTGGG ATTTGACTATGGTGACCGCTTCTGGGACATCAAAAGCAAATATTTCACGTGCCAGTGTGGCTCTGAGAAGTGCAAGCACTCAGCCGAGGCCATCGCCCTGGAGCAGAGCCGCCTGGCCCGGATGGATCCTCACCCCGAGCTCCTGCCTGAGCTCGGCTCCCTGCCCCCTGTCAACACCtga
- the EHMT2 gene encoding histone-lysine N-methyltransferase EHMT2 isoform X8, with amino-acid sequence MAAAAGAAAAAAAEGEAPAEMGALLLDQEPRGATERVHGSLGDTPRSEETVPKASPDSLEPAGPSSPASVTVTVGDEGADTPVGATPLLGDEPESLEGDGDLPGGRVLLGHATKSFPSSPSKGGACASRAKMSMTGAGKSPPSVQSLAMRLLSMPGAQGAAAAGPEPSPATTSPEGQPKVHRARKTMAKPGNGQPPVPEKRPPEVQHFRMSDDVHSLGKVTSDVAKRRKLNSGGGLSEELGSTRGSGEVTLEKGDHRSLEEWETVVGDDFSLYYDSYSVDERVDSDSKSEVEALAEQLSEEEEEEEEEEEEEEEEEEEEEEEEEDEESGNQSDRSGSSGRRKAKKKWRKDSPWVKPTRKRRKREPPRAKEPRGVSNDTSSLETERGFEELPLCSCRMEAPKIDRISERAGHKCMATESVDGELSGCNAAILKRETMRPSSRVALMVLCETHRARMVKHHCCPGCGYFCTAGTFLECHPDFRVAHRFHKACVSQLNGMVFCPHCGEDASEAQEVTIPRGDGVTSPAGTAVPVPPTLAQDAPGRADTSQPSARMRGHGEPRRPPCDPLADTIDSSGPSLTLPNGGCLSAVGLPPGPGREALEKALVIQESERRKKLRFHPRQLYLSVKQGELQKVILMLLDNLDPNFQSDQQSKRTPLHAAAQKGSVEICHVLLQAGANINAVDKQQRTPLMEAVVNNHLELARYMVQRGGCVYSKEEDGSTCLHHAAKIGNLEMVSLLLSTGQVDVNAQDSGGWTPIIWAAEHKHIEVIRMLLTRGADVTLTDNEENICLHWASFTGSAAIAEVLLNARCDLHAVNYHGDTPLHIAARESYHDCVLLFLSRGANPELRNKEGDTAWDLTPERSDVWFALQLNRKLRLGVGNRAIRTEKIICRDVARGYENVPIPCVNGVDGEPCPEDYKYISENCETSTMNIDRNITHLQHCTCVDDCSSSNCLCGQLSIRCWYDKDGRLLQEFNKIEPPLIFECNQACSCWRNCKNRVVQSGIKVRLQLYRTAKMGWGVRALQTIPQGTFICEYVGELISDAEADVREDDSYLFDLDNKDGEVYCIDARYYGNISRFINHLCDPNIIPVRVFMLHQDLRFPRIAFFSSRDIRTGEELGFDYGDRFWDIKSKYFTCQCGSEKCKHSAEAIALEQSRLARMDPHPELLPELGSLPPVNT; translated from the exons atggcggcggcggcgggagctgCAGCGGCGGCGGCCGCCGAG GGGGAGGCCCCCGCTGAGATGGGGGCGCTGCTGCTGGACCAGGAGCCGCGAGGAGCCACCGAGAGAG TTCacggctccctgggagacactccTCGTAGCGAGGAGACCGTGCCCAAGGCCAGTCCCGActccctggagcctgctggcccctcctctccgGCCTCTGTCACTGTCACCGTGGGCGATGAGGGGGCTGACACCCCTGTAGGGGCTACACCTCTCCTTGGGGACGAACCTGAGAGCCTGGAGGGAGATGGGGACCTGCCTGGGGGCCGAGTCCTGCTGG GCCATGCCACAAAGTCGTTCCCCTCGTCTCCCAGCAAAGGGGGTGCCTGTGCGAGCCGTGCCAAGATGTCCATGACAGGGGCGGGGAAGTCCCCCCCATCTGTGCAGAGCTTGGCTATGAGGCTGCTGAGTATGCCGGGGGCCCAGGGAGCTGCAGCAGCGGGACCTGAGCCCTCTCCAGCCACCACCAGCCCAGAGGGGCAGCCCAAGGTCCACCGAGCCCGGAAAACCATGGCCAAACCAGGAAATGGACAG CCCCCTGTCCCGGAGAAGCGGCCTCCTGAAGTGCAGCACTTCCGCATGAGTGATGATGTCCACTCGCTGGGGAAGGTGACCTCCG ATGTGGCCAAAAGGAGAAAGCTGAACTCAGGAGGTGGCCTG TCAGAGGAGTTGGGTTCTACTCGGGGTTCAGGAGAGGTGACCCTGGAGAAGGGGGACCACAGGTCCCTGGAGGAGTGGGAGACGGTGGTGGGCGATGACTTCAGTCTCTACTATGACTCCTACTCTGTGGATGAGCGCGTGGACTCTGACAGCAAG TCTGAAGTGGAAGCTCTGGCAGAACAACTgagtgaagaggaggaagaagaggaggaggaggaagaagaggaggaagaggaggaggaagaagaggaggaagaggaggaagatgaggagtCAGGCAATCAGTCAGATAGG AGCGGTTCCAGCGGCCGGCGCAAAGCCAAGAAGAAATGGCGGAAGGACAGCCCATGGGTGAAGCCGACTCGGAAGCGACGGAAGCGGGAGCCTCCGCGGGCCAAGGAGCCTCGAG GGGTGTCCAATGACACATCTTCGCTGGAGACCGAGCGGGGCTTTGAGgagctgcctctctgtagctgccGCATGGAGGCGCCCAAGATCGACCGCATCAGCGAGAGAGCGGGGCACAAGTGCATGGCCACTGAGAGTGTGGACGGCGAG CTGTCGGGCTGCAACGCCGCCATCCTCAAGCGGGAGACCATGAGGCCGTCCAGCCGCGTGGCGCTCATGGTGCTCTGCGAGACCCACCGCGCCCGCATGGTCAAGCACCACTGCTGCCCAGGCTGCGGCTACTTCTGCACCGCG GGCACCTTCCTAGAGTGCCACCCGGACTTCCGCGTGGCCCACCGCTTCCACAAGGCCTGTGTGTCCCAGCTGAACGGGATGGTCTTCTGTCCCCACTGTGGGGAAGACGCTTCTGAGGCCCAGGAGGTGACCATCCCCCGGGGGGATGGGGTGACCTCcccagctggcactgcagttcCCGTGCCCCCAACCCTGGCCCAGGATGCCCCTGGGAGAGCAGACACGTCCCAGCCCAG CGCCCGGATGCGTGGGCATGGGGAGCCACGGCGCCCACCCTGCGACCCCCTCGCTGACACCATTGACAGTTCCGGCCCCTCTCTGACCCTGCCCAATGGAGGCTGCCTCTCAGCTGTGGGGctgccaccagggccaggccgggAGGCCCTGGAAAAGGCCCTGGTCATCCAGGAGTCAGAGAG GAGAAAGAAGCTCCGGTTCCACCCCCGGCAGCTGTACCTGTCGGTGAAGCAGGGGGAGCTGCAGAAGGTGATCCTGATGCTGC TGGACAACCTGGACCCCAACTTCCAGAGCGACCAGCAGAGCAAGCGCACGCCCCTGCACGCGGCCGCCCAGAAGGGCTCCGTGGAGATCTGCCACGTGCTGCTGCag GCTGGAGCCAACATCAACGCGGTGGACAAGCAGCAGCGGACACCCCTGATGGAGGCTGTGGTGAACAACCACCTGGAGCTGGCGCGCTACATGGTGCAGCGAGGCGGCTGTGTCTACAGCAAG GAGGAGGATGGCTCCACCTGCCTCCACCATGCAGCCAAAATTGGGAACCTGGAGATGGTCAGTCTGCTGCTCAGCACGGGACAGGTGGACGTCAATGCCCAG GACAGCGGAGGGTGGACGCCCATCATCTGGGCTGCGGAGCACAAGCACATCGAGGTGATCCGCATGCTGCTGACACGGGGTGCCGACGTCACCCTCACTGACAAC GAGGAAAACATCTGCTTGCACTGGGCCTCCTTCACCGGCAGCGCTGCCATCGCTGAGGTCCTCCTGAACGCCCGCTGTGACCTGCACGCCGTGAACTACCACGGGGACACGCCCCTGCACATCGCTGCCAGGGAGAGCTACCACGACTGTGTGCT CCTGTTCCTGTCGCGCGGCGCCAACCCCGAGCTGCGCAACAAGGAGGGGGACACCGCGTGGGATCTGACCCCGGAGCGCTCCGACGTGTGGTTCGCGCTGCAGCTCAACCGCAAGCTCCGGCTCGGGGTGGGCAATCGCGCCATCCGCACGGAGAAGATCATCTGCCG GGATGTGGCTCGAGGCTATGAGAACGTGCCTATTCCCTGTGTCAACGGCGTGGACGGGGAGCCCTGCCCTGAGGATTACAAGTACATCTCAGAGAACTGCGAGACGTCCACCATGAACATCGACCGCAACATCACGCACCTGCAG cactgcaCGTGTGTGGACGACTGCTCCAGCTCCAACTGCCTGTGCGGCCAGCTCAGCATACGATGCTGGTATGATAAG GATGGGCGGCTGCTCCAGGAATTTAACAAGATCGAGCCCCCCCTGATTTTCGAGTGTAACCAGGCATGCTCCTGCTGGAGAAACTGCAAGAACCGGGTGGTGCAGAGCGGCATCAA gGTGCGACTGCAGCTCTACCGGACAGCCAAGATGGGCTGGGGGGTCCGCGCCCTGCAGACCATCCCCCAGGGCACCTTCATCTGCGA GTACGTTGGGGAGCTGATCTCCGACGCTGAGGCCGACGTGAGAGAAGATGACTCTTATCTCTTCGACTTAGACAACAAG GATGGAGAGGTCTACTGCATTGATGCCCGTTACTATGGCAACATCAGCCGCTTCATCAACCACCTGTGCGACCCCAACATCATCCCCGTCCGAGTCTTCATGCTCCACCAGGACCTGCGATTCCCACGCATCGCCTTCTTCAGCTCCCGCGACATCCGGACCGGAGAGGAGCTGGG ATTTGACTATGGTGACCGCTTCTGGGACATCAAAAGCAAATATTTCACGTGCCAGTGTGGCTCTGAGAAGTGCAAGCACTCAGCCGAGGCCATCGCCCTGGAGCAGAGCCGCCTGGCCCGGATGGATCCTCACCCCGAGCTCCTGCCTGAGCTCGGCTCCCTGCCCCCTGTCAACACCtga